The following coding sequences lie in one Enterococcus sp. 9E7_DIV0242 genomic window:
- a CDS encoding phosphatidate cytidylyltransferase, protein MRQRVITAVVALVLFIPIIVYGGIAIELTAAVLAVVGVYELFRMKGLEVLSFEGVVASLAAVVLILPKERWFFFLPEKTDNFMLFYLMVMILLGALVASKNTYSISQAGFPVIVSLYVGVGFQNFVAARSSGLVVLLYALFVVWATDIGAYMVGRKYGKRKLFPAVSPNKTIEGSIGGIVSAVVVAVLYIAFVPGKEAFTYDMPIMIVLTIIFSIVGQFGDLVESSIKRYYDVKDSGKILPGHGGILDRFDSLLFVFPIMHLLGLF, encoded by the coding sequence ATGAGACAACGTGTCATTACTGCAGTCGTTGCTTTAGTCCTGTTTATTCCAATTATTGTCTATGGAGGAATAGCTATAGAACTGACAGCTGCTGTGTTAGCTGTAGTGGGTGTCTATGAATTATTTAGAATGAAAGGACTTGAGGTCCTGAGCTTTGAAGGTGTGGTTGCTTCTCTAGCCGCAGTAGTGTTGATCTTGCCGAAAGAACGCTGGTTTTTCTTTTTACCGGAGAAAACAGACAACTTTATGCTATTTTATCTGATGGTCATGATCTTATTGGGGGCATTGGTTGCATCAAAAAATACGTATAGTATTTCTCAAGCAGGTTTTCCTGTGATTGTCAGCCTATATGTCGGTGTTGGGTTCCAAAACTTCGTAGCTGCCAGAAGCTCTGGCTTAGTTGTTTTACTGTATGCACTATTCGTAGTATGGGCAACAGATATTGGGGCATATATGGTTGGTAGAAAATATGGGAAAAGAAAACTGTTTCCTGCTGTATCACCGAACAAAACAATTGAAGGCTCGATTGGTGGGATTGTATCCGCAGTGGTCGTGGCAGTACTTTATATCGCCTTTGTACCTGGGAAAGAAGCTTTTACGTATGACATGCCGATCATGATTGTACTGACGATCATTTTTTCTATTGTCGGACAATTTGGTGATTTAGTTGAGTCTTCTATAAAAAGATATTATGATGTCAAGGATTCCGGAAAGATACTTCCGGGACATGGTGGGATTTTAGACCGCTTTGACAGTTTATTGTTTGTTTTTCCGATCATGCATTTGCTCGGACTGTTTTAA
- a CDS encoding isoprenyl transferase, which produces MFRFFPQKDKYIQEEHEYTFDKEGKIPKHIAIIMDGNGRWAQNRRLPRIAGHKEGMNTVKKITKHASHLGVKVLTLYAFSTENWKRPSEEVNFLMQLPVDFFDTFVPELIKENVRVEVMGYKEFLPAHTQDAVERAIEQTKDNTGMVLNFALNYGSRAEIVTAIQQIAQEVKNGDLEPQTIDDTMVSDHLMTAFLKEELRDPELMIRTSGEERISNFLLWQIAYSEFFFTDALWPDFDGALLEAAIASFQNRNRRFGGLKEDKEEKK; this is translated from the coding sequence ATGTTTCGTTTTTTTCCACAGAAAGACAAATATATACAAGAAGAGCACGAGTATACTTTTGATAAAGAAGGAAAGATTCCTAAACACATAGCGATCATTATGGATGGTAATGGGCGTTGGGCACAAAATCGTAGACTCCCGCGGATTGCCGGTCATAAAGAAGGAATGAATACAGTTAAGAAAATAACCAAGCATGCCAGCCACTTAGGTGTGAAGGTCCTGACTCTTTATGCGTTTTCAACAGAAAATTGGAAGCGCCCATCAGAGGAAGTAAATTTTCTGATGCAGCTACCCGTCGATTTCTTCGATACTTTTGTTCCGGAGCTGATCAAAGAAAACGTTCGCGTTGAAGTGATGGGGTATAAAGAGTTTTTACCCGCGCATACGCAAGATGCTGTTGAACGAGCAATCGAACAAACGAAGGACAATACCGGAATGGTGCTCAATTTTGCATTGAATTATGGATCAAGAGCAGAAATTGTGACCGCGATTCAACAGATTGCACAAGAAGTAAAAAATGGCGATTTAGAGCCGCAAACGATTGATGATACAATGGTTTCAGATCATTTGATGACCGCGTTTCTCAAAGAAGAGTTGCGTGATCCGGAGCTGATGATTCGTACAAGTGGCGAAGAGCGTATCAGTAACTTTCTATTGTGGCAGATTGCATACAGTGAATTCTTTTTTACTGATGCGCTGTGGCCAGATTTTGATGGCGCATTATTGGAGGCAGCCATTGCCTCATTTCAAAATAGAAACCGAAGATTTGGTGGATTAAAAGAGGATAAGGAGGAGAAAAAATGA
- the frr gene encoding ribosome recycling factor, protein MSKAILATAQEKMKKAEQSLQRELGQIRAGRANASLLDRITVDYYGAPTPVNQLASITIPEARILMITPFDKNSIGDIEKALQASDIGISPTNDGTVIRLVIPQLTEERRKELTKDVKKEAENAKVAVRNVRRDAMDDLKKQQKNGDITEDELRNLEKDVQKITDDSVKNIDQITADKEKELLDV, encoded by the coding sequence ATGTCGAAAGCTATATTAGCAACTGCACAGGAAAAAATGAAAAAAGCTGAACAGAGTTTACAACGTGAATTGGGTCAAATTCGTGCCGGCAGAGCCAATGCCAGCCTACTTGATCGCATCACTGTTGACTACTATGGAGCGCCAACACCAGTAAATCAATTGGCAAGTATCACGATTCCCGAAGCACGTATCTTGATGATCACACCATTTGATAAAAATTCAATCGGCGACATCGAAAAAGCACTTCAAGCAAGTGATATCGGTATTAGTCCGACAAATGATGGTACAGTCATCCGTCTGGTGATTCCTCAATTGACGGAAGAACGTCGTAAGGAATTGACAAAAGATGTAAAAAAAGAAGCTGAAAATGCGAAAGTTGCCGTAAGAAATGTTCGTCGTGATGCAATGGACGACTTGAAAAAACAGCAAAAAAATGGGGACATCACAGAAGATGAGTTAAGAAATCTGGAAAAAGATGTTCAAAAAATTACGGATGACAGTGTGAAGAACATTGATCAAATTACAGCTGACAAAGAAAAAGAATTGTTAGACGTATAA
- a CDS encoding proline--tRNA ligase — protein MKQSRMLIPTLREVPNDAEVLSHQMLLRAGYVRQVSAGIYSYLPLANRVLEKLKKIMREEFEKIGAVEMLMPALLPAELWKESGRYETYGPNLYRLKDRNEREYLLGPTHEETFTELIRNEVNSYKKLPLNLYQIQTKYRDEKRPRFGLLRGREFIMKDGYSFHATDDSLDEAYKDYEKAYSAIFERCGLEFRAIIGDGGAMGGKDSKEFMAISDIGEDTICYSTEGDYAANLEMASSLYSPKKSHESQQELEKVATPNVETIQQVAEFFEVEAQKIIKSVLFVADGEPVMVLVRGDHEVNDIKLKNFLGADFMEEATEADVQKFIGADFGSIGPVSLAEEVKLYADLHVQDLANAIVGANETGFHLKNVNPERDFNPISYEDLRFVQEGDPSPDGNGVLAFTKGIEIGHIFKLGTRYSETMGANVLDENGREIPVIMGCYGIGVSRLLSAIVEQNADENGINWPKGISPFDLHVVQMNIKDEYQSKLAQEVEQSMNEAGYEVLVDDRNERAGVKFADADLIGCPIRITVGKKAVDGVVEVKIKKTGEMLEVRKEELASTLSILLNSESE, from the coding sequence ATGAAACAGTCAAGAATGTTAATACCAACTTTACGGGAAGTACCAAACGATGCAGAGGTATTGAGCCACCAGATGTTATTAAGAGCGGGTTATGTTCGCCAAGTCTCTGCTGGTATCTATTCATATCTGCCATTGGCAAATCGTGTCCTTGAAAAATTGAAGAAAATCATGCGAGAAGAGTTTGAGAAAATCGGAGCAGTGGAAATGCTGATGCCGGCACTTCTTCCAGCAGAGCTTTGGAAAGAGTCTGGAAGATATGAGACCTATGGACCAAATCTTTATCGTTTGAAAGATCGCAATGAACGCGAGTATTTATTGGGGCCGACACATGAGGAAACATTCACTGAACTGATTAGAAATGAAGTGAATTCTTATAAGAAACTACCATTAAATCTATACCAGATACAAACAAAGTACCGTGATGAAAAACGTCCTCGTTTTGGGTTGCTTCGCGGAAGAGAGTTTATCATGAAGGATGGCTATTCTTTCCACGCGACAGATGATAGTTTGGATGAAGCATACAAAGATTACGAAAAGGCCTACTCAGCAATATTTGAACGCTGTGGTCTGGAATTTCGAGCAATCATTGGAGACGGTGGAGCAATGGGTGGTAAGGACTCTAAGGAGTTTATGGCTATTTCTGATATTGGGGAAGATACCATTTGCTATTCAACGGAAGGCGATTATGCAGCCAATCTTGAGATGGCATCTAGTTTGTATTCGCCTAAAAAATCTCATGAGAGTCAGCAGGAGCTTGAAAAAGTAGCGACTCCAAATGTTGAGACAATTCAACAGGTTGCTGAATTCTTTGAAGTAGAGGCTCAGAAAATCATTAAATCTGTTCTATTCGTTGCCGATGGCGAGCCAGTGATGGTTCTTGTTCGTGGCGATCATGAAGTCAATGACATCAAGCTTAAAAACTTCCTCGGTGCAGATTTCATGGAGGAAGCAACAGAAGCAGATGTGCAGAAATTTATTGGAGCAGACTTTGGGTCAATCGGACCTGTCAGCTTAGCGGAAGAAGTGAAGCTGTATGCAGACCTTCATGTTCAGGATTTAGCGAATGCAATTGTGGGAGCGAATGAAACAGGGTTCCATTTGAAAAATGTTAATCCTGAAAGAGATTTCAATCCAATCAGCTATGAAGACTTGCGCTTTGTTCAAGAAGGCGATCCTTCTCCAGATGGAAATGGCGTTCTAGCCTTTACAAAAGGAATTGAGATTGGTCATATCTTCAAGCTTGGTACACGCTATAGTGAAACCATGGGTGCGAATGTGTTGGATGAGAACGGCAGAGAAATTCCAGTAATCATGGGTTGCTACGGAATTGGTGTCAGCCGTCTATTATCTGCAATTGTCGAACAAAATGCGGATGAAAATGGAATCAACTGGCCAAAAGGAATTTCACCATTTGATTTGCATGTTGTTCAGATGAACATCAAGGATGAATACCAAAGTAAACTAGCTCAAGAAGTGGAACAAAGCATGAATGAAGCTGGCTATGAGGTATTGGTGGATGATCGGAACGAACGCGCCGGTGTTAAATTTGCAGATGCAGACTTGATCGGCTGTCCAATTCGAATCACTGTTGGTAAGAAAGCAGTGGACGGTGTAGTGGAAGTGAAAATCAAGAAGACCGGAGAAATGCTGGAAGTTCGTAAAGAAGAACTGGCAAGTACCTTATCTATCTTGTTGAATTCTGAAAGTGAATAA
- the dxr gene encoding 1-deoxy-D-xylulose-5-phosphate reductoisomerase, with protein sequence MKKIALLGATGSIGTSTADVVKAYPGRFQIVSLTFHSNVTKGKELIEEFSPAYVGVGSETIKAELELLYPTIRFGVGEAGMIEAVELPEIDVVLTAVTGSIGLHPTLAAIEAGKDIALANKETLVMAGEWVMAAAKRNNVSILPVDSEHSAIFQCLEGQHPEGNVKELVITASGGSFRDLSRAELKEVTLEQTLNHPNWSMGAKITVDSSTMVNKGLEVIEAHWLFNMNYDRIKVVLHKESIVHSMVVFQDGAYLAQLGPSDMREPIQYALTYPERLPIKNEKAFDLTQISQLNFAEMDMVRFPMLKLAFTVGEKGGAYPTVFNAANEVAVAAFIAGKISYLQIEELITKAVENHKEQQSVTLEDVITVDKEIRKTVERWIEEEGNL encoded by the coding sequence ATGAAAAAAATTGCATTATTAGGAGCAACAGGCTCTATTGGAACCAGTACAGCTGATGTGGTCAAGGCTTATCCTGGTCGCTTTCAAATTGTTTCTCTGACATTTCACTCCAATGTGACAAAGGGGAAGGAACTAATTGAGGAATTTTCTCCGGCCTATGTTGGTGTAGGTTCAGAAACAATCAAGGCAGAACTGGAGCTGCTTTATCCTACCATTCGATTTGGTGTAGGTGAAGCGGGGATGATCGAAGCCGTAGAACTTCCGGAAATTGATGTTGTTTTAACTGCAGTGACTGGTAGTATCGGACTTCATCCTACATTGGCAGCAATCGAAGCGGGGAAGGATATCGCTTTGGCAAACAAGGAAACCTTGGTTATGGCCGGTGAGTGGGTCATGGCAGCTGCAAAAAGAAACAATGTATCCATTTTACCTGTAGATAGTGAGCACTCTGCGATTTTTCAATGCTTGGAAGGACAGCATCCCGAAGGGAATGTAAAGGAGCTTGTTATCACAGCTTCCGGCGGCAGCTTTCGAGATTTATCTAGAGCTGAGCTGAAAGAAGTAACTCTGGAACAGACCTTGAATCATCCGAACTGGTCAATGGGTGCAAAAATAACGGTTGACTCTTCGACAATGGTCAACAAAGGGCTTGAGGTCATTGAGGCTCATTGGTTATTTAATATGAATTATGATAGAATAAAAGTTGTTTTGCACAAAGAAAGTATTGTTCATTCGATGGTTGTTTTTCAGGATGGTGCTTATTTGGCACAATTGGGACCAAGTGATATGAGGGAACCGATTCAATATGCGCTGACCTATCCGGAAAGACTGCCGATAAAAAATGAGAAAGCTTTTGATTTAACCCAAATCAGCCAGTTGAATTTTGCTGAGATGGATATGGTACGTTTCCCAATGCTGAAACTGGCATTTACTGTCGGGGAAAAAGGCGGCGCCTATCCGACTGTTTTCAATGCAGCGAATGAAGTAGCTGTGGCTGCTTTTATTGCAGGAAAGATTTCTTACCTGCAAATTGAGGAACTGATTACAAAAGCTGTTGAAAATCACAAAGAGCAGCAGTCAGTTACATTAGAAGATGTAATCACTGTTGATAAAGAAATTCGTAAAACTGTAGAAAGATGGATAGAGGAAGAAGGAAACTTATGA
- a CDS encoding ABC transporter permease, whose translation MNFIKRALFSVARKKGKSIILFSVIFILGNVIAGAIAIQQSTQNVEKNVKSQMGGMATIELDYENNQDKFMEEDLKIENLTEDQIKTIGESPYVKYYDYNSISWAETKSLKTATMDEENAYGSSGLSLKGTNYPKILDVEEKNIKIVDGTVFTQDDIDNGKNVALISKGVAEANGLSVGDQMVIDRVANDYTDSGESKELFKMDIPVEIIGIFEPVTVEMKEDSSGDESNSMVQDQQQYMSMEQMNTIYLPNKVVIENDKAFSEKYMEESPTYAEAMEGSELENETYEYYTPVYVLNNVDDVEAFKEETEPLLPPLYAVKASTDQYDQIGGSMKSLSKISGYVVTIAVAAALLIISLVVLLFMRDRKHELGIYLSLGDKRSHVMGQIIIEMVLISGIALVLSLISGNFLGKIVSDSLLNSDILSTANEATDMMYYAGSSLGVSDLTATDIMNSYKVEFSLAYIVTYLVVGLATTLLSAILPLLYIVRLNPKKIMM comes from the coding sequence GTGAATTTTATAAAAAGAGCTCTGTTTAGTGTAGCAAGAAAAAAAGGGAAGTCTATCATCCTATTTTCTGTTATTTTTATTTTGGGAAATGTCATTGCTGGTGCGATTGCGATTCAGCAGTCAACGCAGAATGTTGAAAAGAATGTTAAAAGCCAGATGGGCGGAATGGCTACTATAGAGTTAGACTATGAAAACAATCAAGATAAATTTATGGAAGAAGATCTTAAGATTGAAAATCTCACGGAAGATCAGATCAAAACAATCGGAGAATCTCCTTATGTTAAGTATTATGATTATAATTCTATCTCATGGGCTGAAACAAAAAGCTTGAAAACAGCGACAATGGATGAAGAAAATGCATACGGCAGTAGCGGTCTTAGTCTGAAAGGAACGAACTATCCGAAAATCCTTGATGTAGAAGAAAAGAACATTAAAATTGTTGATGGAACGGTGTTTACACAGGATGATATCGACAATGGGAAAAATGTGGCATTGATTTCTAAGGGAGTTGCAGAAGCAAATGGGCTTTCTGTGGGAGACCAAATGGTGATCGACCGTGTGGCCAATGATTATACAGACAGTGGAGAATCAAAGGAACTTTTCAAAATGGATATTCCGGTTGAGATAATTGGAATCTTTGAGCCGGTAACTGTCGAAATGAAAGAAGATTCTTCTGGTGATGAATCAAACAGTATGGTTCAAGACCAACAGCAGTATATGTCGATGGAACAGATGAATACAATTTATTTACCAAATAAGGTTGTTATTGAAAATGATAAAGCATTTTCAGAGAAGTATATGGAAGAATCACCAACCTATGCAGAAGCAATGGAAGGTTCCGAGCTGGAAAATGAAACGTATGAATACTATACGCCAGTATATGTATTGAATAATGTTGATGATGTTGAAGCTTTTAAGGAAGAAACAGAACCATTATTACCTCCTTTATATGCAGTAAAAGCATCGACCGACCAATACGATCAAATCGGCGGGAGTATGAAGAGCCTTTCGAAGATATCCGGGTATGTTGTGACGATTGCGGTTGCTGCAGCGTTGTTGATCATCTCTCTTGTTGTACTACTCTTTATGCGTGATCGAAAACACGAATTGGGCATCTACTTATCATTAGGAGATAAAAGAAGCCATGTCATGGGACAAATCATTATTGAGATGGTACTGATCAGTGGGATTGCATTGGTTCTATCGTTGATCAGTGGGAATTTCCTTGGGAAAATTGTTTCGGATTCTCTACTGAACAGTGATATTTTGAGTACAGCAAATGAAGCGACAGATATGATGTATTACGCAGGATCTTCTTTAGGTGTTTCAGATCTGACAGCTACTGACATCATGAATTCTTATAAGGTAGAGTTTTCTTTAGCGTATATTGTGACCTATTTGGTTGTAGGTCTGGCAACTACTTTGCTTTCAGCAATTTTACCGTTATTGTATATTGTTCGACTGAACCCTAAAAAAATCATGATGTAG
- a CDS encoding PASTA domain-containing protein — translation MSDFLSNFQGGNYEKTRQDKLYEKSKGNKKAASIDEKKVTPQEEQVMNEPNLPQRESTAPINTGSTDKYADLSVEELLRIKKQERKERQARKEAAEREEMEPEVIPQMQQKIPVKSSSPRQQKAQQRVESQSERPSSVAPGEELTEIDPSYRRKKIIKYAIFAIIAIVVAAGGYFAYYQFTHVEVPDFTNEELSQTRAWATENEVVLKVEQVYDFDKDTNQIISQSVTKKKIKKGSELTVNASLGPDPEENIALPDFTTMAVAALKEWIVKNKADNLSVIEENNDTKPAGEFIKLEMVSKDVTAETYKRKDKAKVYYSKGAEVLEKTIEVTDFAGKTKEEVEEWTKKNELTIQISENNSDTVESGKVISQEIAKGTKVAKKDKFPVVISIGKAYVVPDFSHLTMEEAEGNADNVSVKQIYNDTVAYGGFISQSVEAGQSFKEAERPAIQLVYSIGKPFMRDLRNNTLEGEIQKIFYDEYQSKGAGITYQVYYVDSAVTKGTVVDMSQYNEFVATNAVIRLGVSKGNIQNQDAANNPTDNASQSAAMDEMDN, via the coding sequence ATGAGTGATTTTCTATCTAACTTTCAAGGCGGAAACTATGAAAAGACTCGTCAAGATAAGCTTTATGAGAAAAGTAAAGGAAATAAAAAAGCAGCGAGTATTGATGAGAAGAAAGTAACGCCTCAGGAAGAGCAAGTTATGAATGAACCGAACTTGCCTCAGCGTGAGTCAACTGCTCCTATAAATACTGGTTCAACAGATAAATATGCGGATCTATCTGTTGAGGAGCTGCTTAGAATCAAGAAACAAGAGCGAAAAGAGCGACAGGCGCGTAAGGAAGCCGCTGAGCGTGAAGAGATGGAACCGGAAGTAATACCACAAATGCAACAGAAAATTCCGGTCAAATCATCATCACCAAGACAACAGAAAGCACAACAACGTGTGGAATCACAATCTGAACGCCCTTCCTCTGTTGCGCCGGGCGAAGAGCTGACGGAAATCGATCCAAGCTATCGCCGTAAGAAGATAATCAAGTATGCCATTTTTGCGATTATAGCGATTGTGGTAGCTGCTGGTGGCTACTTTGCCTATTATCAGTTTACGCATGTGGAGGTTCCAGATTTTACGAATGAAGAGCTTTCTCAAACACGGGCTTGGGCCACTGAAAATGAGGTAGTTCTGAAAGTAGAGCAGGTCTATGACTTTGATAAAGACACAAATCAGATCATTTCTCAAAGTGTAACGAAGAAGAAAATCAAAAAAGGCTCTGAACTGACCGTAAATGCCAGTTTAGGACCAGATCCAGAGGAAAATATTGCTCTTCCTGATTTCACGACAATGGCTGTAGCGGCTTTGAAAGAATGGATCGTTAAAAACAAGGCAGACAACCTGAGTGTGATTGAAGAAAATAATGACACAAAACCTGCTGGTGAGTTTATCAAGCTTGAAATGGTTTCAAAGGATGTCACTGCTGAAACCTATAAACGAAAAGATAAAGCGAAGGTTTATTATTCAAAAGGCGCAGAGGTGCTAGAAAAAACAATTGAAGTCACTGATTTTGCGGGCAAGACAAAAGAAGAAGTAGAAGAGTGGACGAAGAAAAATGAGTTGACGATTCAAATTTCTGAAAATAATTCAGATACGGTTGAGTCTGGAAAAGTCATTTCTCAAGAAATAGCCAAAGGAACGAAAGTTGCTAAGAAGGACAAATTTCCAGTGGTCATTTCTATCGGGAAAGCGTATGTAGTTCCTGATTTTTCACATTTGACGATGGAAGAAGCGGAAGGAAATGCTGACAACGTGTCAGTAAAACAGATTTACAATGACACCGTTGCTTATGGTGGTTTTATCAGCCAGTCTGTCGAAGCCGGACAAAGCTTTAAGGAAGCTGAACGACCAGCCATTCAACTAGTTTACTCTATTGGTAAACCATTTATGAGGGACTTGAGAAACAATACCCTTGAGGGCGAGATTCAGAAGATTTTTTATGATGAGTATCAATCAAAGGGTGCCGGTATCACCTATCAAGTCTACTATGTTGATTCGGCTGTAACAAAAGGAACTGTTGTAGACATGAGCCAGTACAATGAGTTTGTTGCAACGAATGCTGTGATTCGTTTGGGTGTCAGCAAGGGCAATATCCAGAATCAGGATGCAGCAAATAATCCAACAGATAACGCTTCTCAAAGTGCAGCTATGGATGAGATGGATAATTGA
- a CDS encoding ABC transporter ATP-binding protein, which produces MAILETKKLNYYYQDGDQRRFILKDTNVAFEKGKFYTILGQSGSGKTTFLSLISALDTPQSGQILFKKKDIKTMGYDKYRRDAISIIFQSYNLVPYLTAVENVLVAMSITDNKLPDNQREVAYNLLDYIGITKAKADRLVNQLSGGEQQRVAIARALSTNVDIILADEPTGNLDEEMENEIVAIFKKLAREHNKCVIVVTHSNDIAKESDETYYLKKGVLKRYE; this is translated from the coding sequence ATGGCGATACTTGAAACCAAAAAACTAAATTACTATTACCAGGACGGTGATCAGCGCCGCTTCATTTTAAAAGATACAAATGTTGCTTTTGAAAAGGGAAAATTCTATACGATTTTGGGTCAATCTGGTTCAGGAAAAACGACATTTTTATCGTTGATCAGCGCATTAGATACACCACAGTCCGGTCAAATCCTTTTCAAAAAGAAAGACATCAAAACGATGGGCTATGATAAATATAGAAGAGATGCTATCAGTATCATCTTCCAGAGCTATAATCTGGTTCCATATTTGACAGCTGTTGAGAATGTTCTAGTAGCAATGTCGATCACAGATAATAAGCTGCCTGACAATCAAAGGGAGGTTGCTTACAATCTACTTGATTACATCGGCATCACAAAAGCAAAAGCAGATCGCCTTGTCAATCAGCTTTCCGGTGGTGAGCAGCAGCGTGTAGCAATTGCACGAGCGCTTTCTACTAATGTTGATATCATCTTGGCAGATGAGCCTACTGGAAATCTGGACGAAGAAATGGAAAACGAAATCGTTGCAATCTTCAAAAAACTAGCAAGAGAACACAACAAATGTGTAATCGTGGTTACCCATTCGAACGATATAGCAAAAGAATCGGATGAAACATATTATTTGAAAAAAGGTGTGTTGAAACGATATGAGTGA
- the rseP gene encoding RIP metalloprotease RseP, with translation MKTIITFIIVFGILVLVHEFGHFFFAKRAGILVREFAIGMGPKIFSHQGKDGTAYTLRILPVGGYVRMAGADEDEVELKPGMQLSLVVNDENKVTKINTSKKVQLPNSIPIELLDYDLEKELFIKGYENGDESQEVTYMVDHDANIIEPNGVEVRIAPVDVQFQSAKLGQRMLTNFAGPMNNFILAVVLFTVWVFMNGGVTVTDTNKIGEVQAGGVAAEAGLKENDEILSVDGKKITDWQSLITIVQGNPEKALGFEVKRGDKTQNITVTPEADDSDTGKIGIAVPKKTGFTDKLLGGVTETINNSTLIFKTLGSLFTNFNLNKLGGPVMMFQMSSEASKAGFETVILLMAMLSVNLGIVNLLPIPALDGGKLVLNVFEGIRGKPLSQEKEMIITLVGVGLVMVLMILVTWNDIQRFFF, from the coding sequence ATGAAAACAATCATTACGTTTATTATTGTCTTTGGGATTCTTGTCTTGGTACATGAATTCGGCCATTTCTTCTTTGCAAAGCGCGCGGGTATTTTAGTTCGTGAGTTTGCTATAGGGATGGGACCAAAGATATTTTCTCATCAAGGGAAAGACGGTACAGCGTACACTCTTCGGATTTTGCCGGTAGGTGGTTATGTTCGAATGGCTGGTGCAGATGAGGATGAGGTAGAGCTAAAGCCTGGGATGCAGCTGTCATTAGTCGTCAATGACGAAAACAAAGTCACCAAGATCAATACGAGTAAAAAAGTCCAATTACCGAACAGTATCCCGATCGAGCTGTTGGATTATGACTTGGAAAAAGAGCTGTTTATTAAAGGCTATGAAAATGGTGATGAATCTCAAGAAGTAACTTATATGGTTGACCATGATGCGAATATCATTGAGCCGAATGGTGTTGAAGTTCGAATCGCACCTGTAGATGTTCAGTTTCAATCTGCAAAGCTTGGTCAGAGAATGCTGACAAACTTTGCCGGTCCAATGAATAATTTTATTTTAGCAGTTGTCTTGTTCACCGTATGGGTTTTCATGAATGGTGGCGTAACAGTTACTGATACGAATAAGATCGGAGAAGTTCAAGCAGGTGGCGTTGCTGCGGAAGCTGGATTAAAAGAAAATGACGAAATTCTTTCTGTTGATGGCAAGAAAATTACGGATTGGCAGAGCTTGATTACAATCGTTCAAGGGAACCCGGAGAAAGCACTTGGTTTCGAAGTAAAACGAGGCGATAAAACGCAGAATATCACAGTGACACCAGAAGCAGATGACTCAGATACCGGAAAAATTGGGATTGCAGTCCCCAAGAAGACTGGGTTTACAGATAAGCTATTGGGTGGAGTGACAGAGACGATCAACAATTCAACCTTGATTTTCAAAACCTTGGGTTCATTGTTCACGAACTTTAATTTGAATAAGCTTGGTGGACCTGTCATGATGTTCCAGATGTCTTCAGAAGCATCTAAAGCTGGGTTTGAAACAGTTATCTTGCTGATGGCAATGTTATCTGTGAACTTAGGTATAGTAAATCTTTTGCCGATTCCAGCATTGGACGGTGGGAAACTGGTTCTGAATGTTTTTGAAGGAATCAGAGGAAAACCATTGAGTCAGGAAAAGGAAATGATTATTACATTAGTAGGTGTCGGTCTTGTCATGGTATTGATGATATTAGTGACATGGAACGACATCCAGCGCTTCTTTTTCTAG